One bacterium genomic region harbors:
- a CDS encoding flavoprotein — MADRNVLIGITGSIAAYKVCELIRLLKNKEFSVKVILTKAGEQFVTPLTIATLTEDRVYRDLFADDIGAQCASPLLEHINLSGWADICVVAPASANTIAKIAHGIADNLLTSTVLALPKKVPLIICPAMNVNMWENNILQKNILIIKETAEIVGPKKGQLACGVEGMGAMADVEDILAAILKRFH, encoded by the coding sequence ATGGCAGATAGAAATGTTTTAATAGGAATAACAGGGAGCATTGCGGCTTATAAAGTTTGTGAGTTAATCAGATTATTGAAGAATAAAGAATTTTCAGTAAAAGTAATTTTGACAAAAGCAGGAGAACAATTTGTCACACCCCTGACTATTGCCACTTTAACCGAAGACAGGGTGTACAGGGATTTATTTGCTGATGACATAGGGGCACAGTGTGCTTCGCCCCTGCTGGAACATATCAATCTTTCCGGGTGGGCGGATATTTGTGTGGTTGCTCCGGCAAGCGCAAATACAATCGCAAAAATTGCCCATGGCATAGCCGATAATCTTTTAACTTCAACTGTGCTTGCTTTACCCAAAAAAGTCCCTTTAATTATCTGCCCGGCGATGAATGTGAATATGTGGGAGAATAATATACTACAGAAGAATATTTTAATTATTAAAGAAACAGCGGAAATTGTAGGCCCGAAAAAAGGACAACTTGCCTGCGGTGTCGAGGGAATGGGAGCAATGGCGGATGTGGAAGATATATTAGCTGCTATATTAAAAAGATTTCATTGA
- the tmk gene encoding dTMP kinase has translation MNKKKGVFITFEGPDGGGKSTHIKLLAGYLKKCGYPVVITREPGGTTLGEDIRGVLLDPRVKNLSLWSELFLYLSCRSQILEEVIKPALNSKKTVLCDRFMDATAAYQGFGRKINIKLINKLNRLLVGEFKPELTVLIDIEPEYGLKRSRIRNNKADRIEKEKIDFHRRVRKGYLTIAGKEPGRFLVINGNDSLEKNRRIIQNAAEKVIVKRKM, from the coding sequence GTGAATAAAAAAAAAGGTGTTTTTATCACATTTGAAGGACCTGACGGCGGCGGCAAGAGCACGCATATAAAATTGCTTGCCGGGTATTTAAAAAAATGCGGGTATCCGGTAGTTATAACGCGTGAACCGGGCGGGACTACTCTGGGTGAGGATATACGCGGCGTGCTTTTAGACCCAAGAGTAAAAAACCTGTCGTTGTGGAGTGAACTTTTTTTGTATCTTTCATGCCGCAGCCAGATACTGGAAGAGGTGATAAAACCTGCGCTGAATTCAAAAAAGACAGTTCTCTGTGACCGTTTTATGGATGCGACAGCGGCCTACCAGGGTTTTGGAAGAAAAATAAATATTAAGCTTATTAATAAATTAAATAGATTACTGGTAGGAGAGTTTAAACCGGAGTTGACTGTTCTTATTGATATTGAACCGGAATACGGATTAAAAAGAAGCCGTATCCGGAATAATAAAGCCGACCGTATAGAAAAAGAGAAAATTGATTTTCACAGGAGAGTCAGGAAAGGATATTTAACTATCGCAGGAAAAGAACCCGGGCGGTTTCTGGTTATTAATGGTAACGACTCTTTGGAAAAAAACAGGCGGATTATTCAAAATGCCGCTGAAAAAGTAATCGTTAAACGTAAAATGTAA